Proteins co-encoded in one Theileria equi strain WA chromosome 3, complete sequence genomic window:
- a CDS encoding hypothetical protein (encoded by transcript BEWA_004340A), giving the protein MAKDGEVTIKLSQKPTSDGTPETYTGNSTGGRIIQVKLTSGPTQNFFKYEHALQAGGTQLFHLMEIWDDNNSSISRIKGGKDVTLVEAYYWKDDKSGSGRTPGKALLVGITIDTKTTYYKDSGGNEWIEQAIDAEKLEKELENLNCYNNNAVTLDLSKSLSTGQSYCCEEHRKTGTKIVVDKGEIIRDGNRKVGYTKYSITGGQLVGIKFYKDDVSNDEKYRRRITTTGGLKFPITGTVDIYAIHSDKNPELIYVKSTGTKNPVTGWFQRGSDDNGKWTEVSAKLSGVDKDKIDNKQLSCQQWKALTGVLKHGDSDFVDCPEEPEQQSSGRTYEVQGSRSQKEEEEEKKEESFQKAQSSAGSESPQQTAAQPPSTTDTLGTGPLSIKAGKDPEAKVEEAGRGPASSSGEDDAEPGKGDVDAPPVAVISKSVEDIGKEMRNVVTKAVGSVLDKSVVARLDSTVGTAVLDGLKCTKLGTSPKGTKQPLPAASLSSSGSRSPGGSSEVVQSGSSREQGRGRDDKGSEDTVTPGNCSDGLPGNALVVVCNGNARAAVLSTAQTQVQGAPVPAAKADEALSQTVAVPTTSRSADQADHQSGDTGTLTQQGASQSTGRSAIAVDTQTVSGEQATSQHGHATPDQAKGSSEYLSTLITLPTSLTPTQSAPPEQLATGLQNDDTPPPPESPQRVLGLAPTSIAGYIIPSVFGGSGAAGLAGWKLYKLFKNFRDPWVLSSWSTEILPENLLFLRPP; this is encoded by the coding sequence ATGGcaaaagatggagaagtaaccattaagCTCTCACAAAAGCCAACTAGTGATGGTACTCCTGAGACCTATACAGGAAATTCTACCGGAGGTAGGATTATTCAAGTCAAACTAACCAGTGGACCTACTCAGAACTTTTTCAAGTATGAACATGCTCTGCAGGCAGGAGGAACTCAACTATTCCATCTTATGGAAATATGGGATGATAATAATAGTTCTATTAGCAGAATTAAGGGAGGAAAGGATGTCACATTAGTTGAagcctattactggaaggatgataaGAGTGGTAGCGGTCGGACACCTGGTAAGGCTCTCTTGGTGGGAATTACCATTGATACTAAAACTACCTATTATAAGGATAGTGGTGGTAATGAGTGGATTGAGCAAGCGATAGATGCTGAGAAACTTGAGAAAGAATTAGAAAATCTCAATTGTTACAACAACAATGCAGTCACCTTGGATCTCAGCAAGAGTCTATCAACAGGTCAGTCATATTGTTGTGAAGAGCATAGAAAGACTGGCACAAAAATTGTCGTCGATAAAGGGGAGATCATAAGAGATGGTAATAGAAAAGTGGGATATACCAAGTACTCAATTACTGGCGGACAACTAGTGGGAATTAAATTCTATAAAGATGATGTAagtaatgatgaaaagtatagaagacgtataacTACTACCGGTGGACTAAAGTTTCCCATAACTGGCACTGTAGATATATACGCCATTCATTCTGACAAGAATCCAGAGCTTATATATGTAAAATCTACTGGAACCAAAAATCCCGTTACTGGGTGGTTTCAGAGAGGTAGTGATGACAATGGGAAATGGACAGAAGTATCCGCTAAACTCAGTGGTGTTGATAAAGATAAGATAGATAACAAACAGCTCAGCTGTCAACAATGGAAAGCACTTACGGGGGTACTCAAACATGGTGACAGTGATTTTGTAGACTGTCCTGAAGAGCCAGAACAACAATCATCAGGACGTACTTATGAAGTACAAGGATCAAGATCccaaaaagaagaggaagaggaaaagaaagaagagtCATTTCAAAAAGCTCAATCTAGTGCTGGTTCTGAATCTCCACAACAAACTGCTGCTCAACCTCCCTCTACTACTGATACTCTTGGAACTGGTCCTCTTTCTATTAAAGCTGGTAAAGATCCTGAAGCTAAGGTTGAAGAAGCAGGTAGAGGACCTGCTAGTTCATctggtgaagatgatgCTGAACCTGGTAAAGGTGATGTTGATGCTCCTCCTGTTGCTGTTATTAGTAAATCTGTAGAGGACATTGGTAAAGAAATGCGGAATGTTGTGACTAAAGCTGTTGGTTCAGTGCTAGATAAATCTGTTGTAGCTAGATTGGATAGTACTGTTGGTACAGCTGTACTTGATGGGCTAAAATGTACCAAGTTGGGAACATCTCCTAAAGGTACTAAACAACCTCTTCCTGCTGCCTCTCTATCTTCTTCAGGTAGTAGAAGCCCTGGTGGTAGTAGTGAAGTTGTTCAATCTGGAAGTTCTAGAGAGCAAGGACGGGGGCGAGATGATAAAGGCTCTGAAGATACTGTTACTCCTGGTAATTGTTCTGATGGTCTACCTGGAAATGCTCTAGTTGTCGTTTGTAATGGTAATGCTAGAGCTGCTGTTCTATCTACTGCTCAAACTCAAGTACAAGGTGCTCCTGTTCCTGCTGCTAAAGCTGATGAAGCTCTTTCTCAAACTGTTGCTGTTCCTACTACTTCTAGATCTGCCGACCAAGCTGATCATCAATCTGGAGATACTGGTACTCTTACTCAACAAGGTGCTAGTCAATCTACTGGTAGATCTGCTATAGCTGTTGATACTCAAACTGTTTCTGGAGAACAAGCTACTTCTCAACATGGACATGCTACTCCTGATCAAGCTAAAGGATCTTCTGAATATCTCTCTACTCTTATTACTCTTCCTACTTCTCTTACTCCTACTCAATCAGCTCCTCCTGAACAACTTGCTACTGGTCTccaaaatgatgatactCCTCCACCTCCTGAATCTCCTCAACGTGTTTTGGGACTTGCTCCTACTAGTATAGCTGGATATATCATACCTTctgtttttggtggatctGG
- a CDS encoding hypothetical protein (encoded by transcript BEWA_004350A) encodes MSKDGLQKGAMFMAGLTLLQSLRVALTGAKFAMDRFKIPQQNVSSFINMVHNPMELATFTGMAIVTSIALGTGENSKNSFKWFAAFTNVALCCSFVLLLYAFTSGGEQGNLTFYYWVIVFVSFIYGLNVAAVMTVGGSDAAFFNMGIPLSGIQVCIYYFVFTKLAERFNWSNISYWIIFWQLMIAILISLASAGVWIAVAIQGPSGDSGGQALDAAGLSPIMMGMVGMGGIYAFYPAIAPYKLTDVSTGYTIDLVVLFVSAVPGIAIAILCACSSVGPDKPWKSTTQWWHATWILAIPHITAMVLCLVTLHYPDSRVANSIKSSGLKVGIITVTLKFCEEGLKAVSYSGGGAYTSPIPSVNAFTSQFLMILLAFTGDGYLKTYSKYENDRDNWPTKDYGTFRSICYWAGNGAYVACKSVKSSFTKNVRCKVLGKSEALLIVYEDQEF; translated from the coding sequence ATGTCAAAGGATGGACTTCAGAAAGGTGCCATGTTCATGGCAGGTCTGACTCTtttgcagtctctccgtgtggccTTgactggagcaaagtttgcaatggatagatttaaaattcctcagcaGAATGTcagttcgttcattaacatggtccataatcctatggaactggcaacgtttactggaatGGCTATTGTTACTTCTATAGCATTAGGGACGGGTGAGAATTCCAAGAACTCCTTCAAATGGTTTGCTGCATTTACAAATGTGGCACTGTGTTGTTCATTCGTCCTACTCCTCTATGCATTCACTTCTGGAGGAGAACAGGGTAACCTCACCTTTTACTACTGGGTTATAGTCTTCGTTTCATTTATTTATGGACTGAATGTGGCAGCTGTAATGACTGTGGGAGGTTCAGATGCCGCCTTTTTCAACATGGGAATTCCCCTTTCTGGTATCCAGGTTTGCATTTACTACTTTGTCTTTACAAAGCTTGCTGAGAGATTTAACTGGTCAAACATTAGTTATTGGATCATATTTTGGCAACTCATGATAGCAATATTGATTTCACTCGCCTCAGCAGGTGTCTGGATTGCTGTTGCCATTCAGGGACCTTCTGGTGATAGTGGTGGTCAAGCTCTTGATGCTGCCGGTCTGTCTCCAATTATGATGGGAATGGTTGGAATGGGCGGTATTTATGCCTTCTACCCTGCTATTGCTCCATACAAGCTGACTGATGTTAGTACTGGCTACACTATCGATCTTGTTGTATTATTCGTTAGTGCAGTGCCAGGTATTGCTATTGCAATATTATGCGCTTGTAGTAGTGTCGGTCCAGATAAACCATGGAAAAGTACTACTCAGTGGTGGCATGCTACTTGGATTCTGGCGATTCCACACATTACTGCCATGGTCTTGTGCCTTGTTacacttcattatcctGATAGTAGAGTAGCAAATTCTATAAAGAGTAGTGGTTTAAAGGTAGGAATCATTACCGTGACtctaaagttttgtgaagAGGGACTCAAGGCGGTATCTTATTCTGGAGGTGGTGCATATACAAGCCCAATTCCATCTGTTAATGCATTTACGTCACAGTTTTTAATGATTCttttggcctttactggagacggCTACCTCAAGAcctattccaagtatgaaAATGATAGAGACAACTGGCCTACCAAAGACTATGGAACATTTAGATCCATCTGCTACTGGGCAGGGAATGGAGCATATGTGGCCTGTAAGAGTGTTAAGtcttcctttaccaagaatgttagatgTAAGgttttgggtaaatcagaggcCTTACTCATTGTATATGAAGAtcaggaattttaa